tatgttttcattgccattttgttaattgttttggtgGTGTTTTTGGTAgtgtttctgttcctttcttctcttcccttgagATTTGATGACTCTCGAGTGTTATGTTTagacttctttctcttttgtgtttatCTAGCGTaaatttttggtttgtggttaccatgaggtttacatAAAGTCCTCTCTGCATACGTGAtgtaagttgctgatctcttaattttaattttaacaaccctgcatttgtactctcttcatgattactgtttttgacatcatagTTTACATTTAATTGTTCGATGTAGCCCTTAACTGCTTACTGTGGATATAGATAATTTTACTACTTTATTTTAATCTTCCTATTCACTTTTATGCTTGTTGGATTTTCTACCTTTACTGTGGATTTGCCTTCActgattttccttttgtgattctCATGTTTTTAGTTATGGCCTCTTTTTTGCTTAGAAATCTGTTTAACTTTTTTCACAAAGCTGGTTTAGTGACATTGAACTtggcttttgcttgtctgtgaaactgCTCATCTCCGTAtcaaatctgtttgttttttggggggaggggaggtaattaggtttattttttatttttttttaatggaggtactggggattgaacccaggaccttgtgcatgctaagcacatgctctaccactttaTCCAATCTAAATGAGAGCCTTGCCACGTAGAGTATTGTTGGTTGTAGGTTTATCTTTATCGTCactaaatatatcatgccactccctcctggcctgcagagtttcagCTAAAAAGTCATCTGAtagatagccttatgggagttcccctGTCTGtaacttgtttgttttcctttgacgcttttaatattctctttatctttgatttttgccGCTTGAATGacagtgtgtcttggtgtagTCCTCTTTGGATCAATCTAGTCTAGATTCTCTATGCTTCCTAGACTTGGATGTTTGTTTGCTTTCCCAGATTTGGGAAGTATTCAGCTATTAGGTCTTCAAATATATTCTATCCCTGTCCACTCTCTCTTCTTCCAGGACCCTGCAAACGTAAGTATGcctgatgttgtcccagaggtcttgTAAACTGTCctaagttcttttctttctgttcagcATCAGTGGTTCCATTGCTGTCTTCTGGCTTACTGAAACAAAGGAATGCGTCATTTAGTCTGTTAGTACCTTCTAGCATCTTTGTCATTTCAGTTACCCTTCATCTGTTCGTTTCTATATATTTTCCAACTGTCggtttaaaaaattctaacatcTTGATCTGTTCACCTagtcttctcctgagttcttcaataatctttcttcttctggcGGTTTCTCTTACTTGTTTGTAACGTGTTCCTGTTAATTCATTTTGCctaaatttctgtttctatttctagTATCTGGTAGGTTGGTTACATTTCCCAACCTTGCAGAAGTGGCCTTTGTAGGAGATGACCCATGGGTCCCAGCAGCATGCTGTCCTCTTGTCACCAGAGCTCTGTGCTCTAGGGCTGCCCCCTGTGTGGGCTGCTTGGGTCCTTCTGCTGTGGTGGGCTGGTGACTGTGGGTACTTCGGTAGTCTTGGTTGGCCCCCTGGTCTCGTTGATTGCTAAGACTTAAATTTTGCATAGGCTACTGACCACTGGCTGGCAGGGCTAGGTCACAGAGTGGCTGGCTGCAGCTCCCCACAGGTCCTGGGGCTactgccaggtgctggggctACTGCCTGGCCACTGGCAAGCAGAACTGAGTCCTAGGGTATGGCCATAGGGCTCGGGGGACCCAGAGCTGCTGTTAgactgctggtgggtggggctgattGCTGACACAGCTGGCTGTGGAGTCCAGGATGTCCTGAAGCTtgtgttggcctgctggtggtTGGTCCCTGGGCTGGTGCTGGCTTGCTGGTGGATGGGCTGGGTCTGCAGACTGGGGGGCTACCATTTCCTGGGGCTGGGCCCCTTCCCTGGTGTCTACAGGCCCTTGGGAAGGGGCGAGACTGGGTTCTGAGGCTAAcaagctagagggaggattccacaGTGGTGCTTGCTAGCACCAGTGTCCATGTGGTGGAACAACCTCCCCAAAATGACTGccaccagtgtctgtgtccccagggggaGCTCCAGTTGtcccctgcctctctgggagactCTGAAAGATCACAAGGTAGGTCTGATCCAGATTCATTTCAGATTTCTCCTGCTTGCCTGGGTCCCTAAACATGTGAGATTTTTGTGTGCACCCTTTGAGAATGGAGTCTATTTCCTTTAGCCCTCTGGGACTCCCAGAGTAAGTTCCAGTGGCCTTCAGAGCCAAGCAttctgggggcttgtcttcctGATGCAGGACCCCTGGGGCTGAGGAGCTCGATGTGGTGCTCAGACCCCTCACTGCTTGGGGAAGGCCTCTGCcactgtccttttcctttttgtggtccATCCACCCGAGTGTATGGGACTGGGCTGTACTGTGATTTGGCCCTTCCTACCTGTCTCGTTTTGGCTCCTTCTtcatatctttagttgtagatcttttctggtatgttctggtctttttcatggACGGTTGTTCTGTAAACAGTTGTAATTGTGGTGTGCCCACGAgcagaggtgagctcagggtcttggccatcttggctgatctgtcatcttttttttttaattctctggaaGATTGGTGTTCTTTTCCCTAAATTAGTTTTGCTAGTGAAAGCTTTGTGTTTGGACTTCTAATtatgttcaatttctttaataaaaaaattcagatactctattcttagtttttggTTAATTGGatattaaattttccattttacttatgttttaaGACATATTGGTATACAGTTTTTCAATAATTCTCTTACCTTCTACAGCATATGTATTAATATCCCATGTCcctactttcattatttttttaacatttattgatttataatcattttacaatgttgtcaaattccagtgttcagcacaatttttcagttatacatgaacatttatatattcattgtcacattttctcggtgagctaccataagatcttgtgtatatttccctgtgctatacagtataatcttgtttatctattctacaattttgaaatcccgtctatcccttcccaccctccgcccccttggcaaccacaagtttgtattctatgtctgtgagtctatttctgttttgtatttatcctttgtttttttttgttgttgttgtttttgtttttgttttttagattccacatatgagcgatctcatatggtatttttctttctctttctggcttacttcacttagaatgacattctccaggagcatccatgttgctgcaaatggcgttatgttgttggtttttatggctgagtagtagtccattgtataaatataccacctcttctttatccagtcacctgttgatggacatttaggctgtttccatgtttgaTACTGGTTTCTTGTATGTCTCTCTGATTTGATCGTCTTGTCCAAAGTTTGAAAAGTTTATTAGACTCTTTAAAGAATCAAATTTTGGCTTTGTCAGTATTTTAACCTTTCAAATTCACCATTTTTCTAATTCCTTGGTAGATGTTAGCTCATTAAAATTGATCTGTCTTTTGTATGTAGAAGTTACTATCTTAAATGTATAAACACTGATTTTACTACATTCTACATGATTTTTCCTCAAACTACTGAGCTCAAATTATCTTCTAATTTAcatcatgatttatttttacctGCTGGTTATTTAGAAGTGAATCTCTACATTTATGGAAGTATTCTAGCTTAAAAATGATTAGTTGAATATGCTTTGTGAAAATGTAATTAAGTAGATTCAGTTCCTTTTGAGACTTGTCTTATGGCCTAATAACaatcaatttttgaaaatgtcttgttcaaatcttatttcttttgtgttttattagTTATTCTCATAGtttgaatttgtctatttctctttatGGTTCTGTTTTTCCTCTAGTATTCCGAGGATATGTCATGAGAtgattaaaatctaaaattattttcctggtaAGTCTTTTATCATTGTGAAATGTCCCCTTTTTAATCTACAGTAATGCTTTCTACCTTCCAGTAGCCTTAAATGATGCTAATATAGCTACATTAGTTCTAGGACAGGGCTTCAAAAAGTCTCATTTTCTTGAATACTGAATAAATCATGCCATTATCTCCTGGATTTCATTGTTTAGCTTATAAAATTAGCTGTCAGCTCAATTCCTGAAACTTTAAATGATACATTTGTACACTTTATCATCCTTTGACTTTAACCTTTTTGGAATCCATAAATATCTTGTCAAATACAAGGGCTTTTTTCCTCCAAGAAATTCAGCTGACAGAATTTAATTGGAGTAAATAATCTATTTTCCTAATATAATCACTGCTGTGAGTTTAAATCTGTAGTACTAGCCCCTTATCTGTGGTTTCGCTTCCCGTGGTTTCAGTTACCCACAGTGAACCATGTGTAGTTCAGAAAATACTACAtaggaattgtttatttctgggattgTCTACGTTTTAAATTTGGCGCTGTTCTGAGTAGCACGGTAATCCCTCCCTGTCCAGCTCTGTCTTGCTCAGGAGATCCCCAGCCATCGACACTGTCATGGACCAGGGATCTGGGACCACCTGAAGCAGATGATCCTCCCTTTGACTCTTCACCTCACTTCCTCTCATCTCACCATGAAGGCACTGCATCATCTCAAGTAGGGTAAGAAtagtacaataagatattttgaggaagaaagagaccATAGGCACATAATTTTTATGTTACAGtgtaacttttctgttttattagttaCTGTAAAGCTTGCTGTGCCTGATTCATAAATTAAACTATCAATCATaggtatgtataggaaaaaacttTGTACACATAGGGTTTGGAACTACTTGGTTTCAGGCATCCAGTGGGGGTCTTGGAACACAGCCCCTGCAAACAAGGGGGGACAGTTGTACCATCCTACTATAATGACCCACTAGTTTAAGGTCTTTTTTCCTGTGGATGcgtttaagatttaaaaaaaatttcctcaagTTATGATGTGTCTAGGAGTAGATTGCTTTTAATTTACATTGCTTTGGTTCCTCAGCCCTTCTTGGAGCTGGTGGTTCCTATGTTTATTTGGCTTTTGAAAATTCTATCCCCAAGTCCAGAACCGCTTGGCTACATCTGTTTTCACTGTATCAGTTACTTTTTCTTACCTTCTTGGGTGTTTTACCTGagtttcattttgaatatttccttctgatttgtcttccagttcactaatcctctattaaattatttctaattggCTACTATACCCAACCATTGCATTCTTAATTGggattgtatttttcagttctgacatttttttccctctgctaaATCTGCTCTGTaattttctgtggttttcagTTCTTTAGAAATGTTGGCAATCTACTTACACTTCTTCCAATATCTGGGGCCTCTGCATATTAgcttttaatgacatttttccTACTGCTTCTCGTGTATAACTGTCTCCTCCTAAGCTTGTTTATTCTTGATTGTGTGGcaagactatttttttaaaaggggttTGTTTTTATAGATCTAGGATGATGTTCTATtcttccagggggaaaaaaaaatatctgtcCCAGGCACCTGAGAACAAAGGCAGCAGTCTGGTATTATTGTAcctggcactgttgacattttaagCTGGATAATTCTTTACTGGGAAGGTATTTCCTGTGTTTTACAGGATATTTAGTATCTCAGCCTCTTCCCAATAGACACCAACAGAACCTCTTCCCAGTTAAAATGCTGCCAGATATTACCAGATACCCCCTGCTACTTAAAATGCCCTTTTGGGGAGTTAAAATTATAGTGGTCTCTGATTTCCACTTTTGTCCCCCTAATTAAAGTATTACCCTGCTTTACTAGTTGTCCTCAGTGGAGACTGTATCCAAGTTTGACATGGGGATGTTTATGCACACAcaccttcctgctgcctggagtaCACCCTGCCGTATATCCAGTTGCAGGTAAGTCCTATTTACGTTGCATGGTTCTCACGTGGGCCATCCTGCCACATGGTAGAGGCTCTTTTTCTTTGCCACACCAGAACCCTTCTTGCTATTTAAACATTTGTCTTGAGAAATGTCTTAAGAACCAATCTTCATTTCTAAACTTCAATGACCCACTCTCAAAGACTGAGTGACTGTCAGTGCCCCTCCATTTCCATTCATGGAGGGTTTCCTTCTTGGTATATTGTGTCTTGAAGACAAGGACTTACAAGATGATTTCTGTAATAGCAGCTCAGAGAATCCTAAATTCCCTCTGGGATTTAGAACTGGGCATCCTGAAAAGCATCTAGTCCAAATAGATGAGCAAAGTGAAGTGCAGAAAGTCCATGTCAGCGATACATGGTTGTGAGGTGactagaactgaaaaaaaagtgtCACCTAGAAGAATGAGAAGGGCCAAAAGACATCAGTTCACATGCAAACTTGGTAATACAGTGACAAGGCTTGGGTTGAGGAGACGGGACAATTCTGTCCCGTTGGGAAGGTCAGGAGGGGATGGATCCCAACAGAAAGAGAATCAGTACTGCTTTGCTTATTAGAAGGAAATACTTACTTTGTATCAGGAACTTCTGCCTTATTTTGTTGTACCTTTGACAACCTTTAGGCACTCTGTTTAGAGATTTACCTCCATCTTTAGATGAGGGTCCGAGGTTTAGCATGTTGTAACTTGCGTTAGGTCACAGCttagtaggtggcagagctgggatagAAGGTGGAGTCTAACCCTAAAGCCAAAGATGTGTTTTTCTTAGGCTTTGCTGCCCCTGTAGTTCTTAAGGTCATGACTTCTCATTCAAGGGCATGCAGATTAAAATCTGGGCATATAGATTAAAGTCTGCACTAAAAGATAATCTAAGTTACCATTGGGTGGGGACCAGTGAGAAGAGGGACTCACAACAGAAAGGGCCTCTCTGGTGAGACTGTAAGATGGCCCCAGGGAGAGCTGGGTGAGGTCAGTGTTCTCTTAACTGACACACAAAACCAGAAGTGAAAGCTGAGAAGCAGGGGTGCTCTGACTTTCTAGGTTAGCACACTCTCTGCTTAGTCCCGCTTTCTTCATCTGTGGGACAAATCCCCTAAATTCAATAATGTCTCAAAGGTGACTAAACCATTCTGTTATTTGGAACTAGGCTGGAAGTTTGAAAGAGGGCAAAGTAATTTGGTAACTCCTGATGTCTCCTGGAACCTGAACCAAGCGTGAGTGAGGgcattttctttgtattcctGGTTCGGGCCAGCATGAGAATTGAGCACAATTATTTATTCATAGGCGGTTCTTTcactaacaataaaatactcTCTGAGCAGGATTTAATTTCAATAGCAAGTATCTTCAAAACGACTCTAAATGAGGTCCAGCTGGATCTCAGTTTGGCCTCAAATCAAGCAATGGACATACCACAATATTGGTAGAAGGCTCTGGAAATTCTAGCACTGTGTGATCCAGTTTGGTTAAATAGCCTTTTCTGGGGCAAGGATGCTTTTTTACCTTATCAGATAAAGTTCCAGATTGATTCATTCATTACAAGCTTACTTTATTTAGGATAACTACTCTGAGGTAGACTAAATGACTGCTTTTCTTCGTCTTATAGTATTCCTCGTGTGGTTCTCACCAACTCCTACTCATTTATGCCTTGTTATATCCTACTTcatctcatctgtagaatgaagaaaattccagaaggtACGTATTAGCAGATCCTTgaaggatatatatatagatatatatatatgtctatatatatctCCAGTCAATTGGTTTCTTTAGCTTTTCCAGAAGTACTATTGGCTCTAATACTCTTGGGCTAGATACTTAGCATTTTGTTTTATCAAGTTTAAAAGAGCAGAGATGTATTATTTACACATTCCCCTTCCTCCTGAGTCAGCTAATACTATCTCTGATTTTAGAGAGGATAGTGGCTGAGAGTGTTTCTCAGGAGTGTCTGAATTCTGCTTTCTCTACTTACCAATTACATGAGAAATTTAACTTTTCCAagcactaattttcttttctgtaaaatgggtagtaTAGTAGTAATCACTACCTCCATAGTATTATCAGGATTAAACAAACTGCAATTGATGTAAAACACTACACATGGCACCTGGAATTTCTATTTCTACAAACCCTTAacttatataattaatttttaatcactgtaaaatatacataatatacaattACCCCTTTGAACCACTTATAAATGTGCAGTCTTGTGGCATTAGGCACATTCATCTAGTTGAACCATTGTTGCCTTTCAGCTCCAGAATGTTTCCATGTTGCTAAATAAttccatacccattaaacagcTACTCTGACTCCCTCTCTCCACCAGCCACCCCCTGGGCAACCATCATTCTATTctttatctctatgaatttgacttctATATGCATTGCATATAAATGTactcatataatatttgtttttctgtgactgAGGAACACTTAGCATCTTGGCTTCAGTGTTCATCAGTGTTACAgcatagaattttcttttaaaggctgaatactattccattgttaACACCTGCATACTATTATATTAGTCAAAGCTCTATTCTAACCACTGAAAAAGCAAGTTCAATTGCTTTCCAAGGCACAGCTTCAGTGGGGGTCAGTGTCTTTCCTACTACAGTAGAAAATGCAGGCTTATGCTTTTACAGTAAATTCCTAGGCTCACCTTTTTGATTCCTTTTCTCCACCAGCGGTTACAAAACCCCAATTTAGGATCTCATTTTCCTCAGAGATAAAGAATGGCTGGAGAGGGGGATGAAGATGGTGGAGCTCAACTCCCCTGTGAAAAcctcaaaaatacatctacatatgGAACAATTCTCATAGGAAAGTAACTGGAAACCGGTAGAACTCTTATACAACCAGTGCTGCCAGAAAGATTTCCTCGTGactgggttgggggtggagggcagaaaCCACTAGGTCAGAacctgggcccctgggaggagtctaaggggaaaagggagatgCAAGGGGCAGATCCCCACTGGGCGGTGCGAGTGGGTTTAGCCATGACTGGGCATCCCCGTCCCACCTGGAGGAATTAACAAGCCCCCTTGGCTGCTGGGATAAGCACTGTGACAGG
This is a stretch of genomic DNA from Camelus ferus isolate YT-003-E chromosome 6, BCGSAC_Cfer_1.0, whole genome shotgun sequence. It encodes these proteins:
- the LOC106730858 gene encoding uncharacterized protein LOC106730858 → MTATSVCVPRGSSSCPLPLWETLKDHKFRKYYIGIVYFWDCLRFKFGAVLSSTVIPPCPALSCSGDPQPSTLSWTRDLGPPEADDPPFDSSPHFLSSHHEGTASSQVGCPQWRLYPSLTWGCLCTHTFLLPGVHPAVYPVAGWKFERGQSNLVTPDVSWNLNQAIPRVVLTNSYSFMPCYILLHLICRMKKIPEGVPEGGEKIIYQFKASRYNFGSTYMTTRVTSTQKPLIDTQKQTKKGTQAYYRKSSNQTGENKAQNEDTKERKITKTTRKQMAISTYLLIILSVNGLNAPIKR